CTTCGGGGCCATGCGGGTGCACACCGAGGCGCTTCAGGACGGGTACTACGTCGTGCTGCTGACGGACGATTCGGTCGCTCCGGCGCTCGCGCGTCGGCAGCTTTCGCGCGCGTCGTCCGACCTGCGCGAGAACCTCTGACCGCCGCCGCCTTCGGGGGGATTTGATGGCCGAGACGGCCTCGGGATTCTTCTCCAAGATCAAGCGCGGGCTCTTCATGACGCACACCGAGATCCTCGAGAGGATCGAGGGAGCGGTCAAGGAGAAGCTCGGATACGACGCGTCGGTCCTCGAGACGCTCGAGGAGGCCCTGATCGCCGCGGACGTCGGCGCCGAGACGGCCGGAAATCTCGTCGCCGGCGTCGCCGCGCGGGCCCGACGATACCGTCCCGAGGACCTGCCGAAGCTGCGGGTGCTCCTCAAGGAGGAGATCGACGGGCTGCTCGCGACGGCCCCGCGCGAGCGGGTACCGGAGAGCCGCCCCGAGGTCGTGTTCATCGTCGGCGTGAACGGCACCGGCAAGACGACGACCGCGGCGAAGCTCGCCGCGCGCGACATCGCGGCGGGCAAACGCGTGATCCTCGCCGCCGCCGACACCTTCCGGGCCGCCGCGATCGAGCAGCTCCAGACGTGGGGAGAGCGGATCGGCGCCCCGGTCGTCAAGCACGCCGAAGGATCCGACCCGGCGGCGGTGGTTCACGACGCGATCGCGGCGGCCCGCGCGCGCCACGCGGACGTCCTCTACGTCGACACGGCCGGCCGGCTGCACACGAAGTTCAACCTCATGGAAGAGCTCGCCAAGATGCGGCGGGTGGCCGGGCGCGAGATCCCCGGCGCTCCCCACCGTTGCCTGCTCGTCCTCGACGCGACGACGGGGGGGAACGGGCTCGCGCAGGCGAAGAAGTTCGTCGACGCCGCGGGAGTGACGGGAGTCGTGCTGACGAAGCTCGACGGGACGGCCAAAGGGGGAGTGGTGCTCGCGATCCTGCGCGAGCTCGGCATTCCGGTCGTGGCCGTGGGAGTGGGAGAAGGGAAGGACGATCTCGTGCCCTTCGACGCGAAGGACTTCGCGGCCGCCCTCCTCGACGAATGACGGCGGCGGACGAGGCCTGGATGCGCCGCGCGCTGGCGATCGGGGAGCGGGGACGGTACTCGACCTCCCCGAACCCGATGGTCGGCGCCGTCCTGGTCCGGGGCGGGCGGCTCGTCGCCGAGGGATGGCACCGGCGCGCCGGAGGGCCGCACGCCGAGATCGAGGCGCTCGCGCGAGCGGGAACGCGGGCCCGGGGCGCGACGCTCTACGTGACGCTCGAGCCCTGTTCGCACGAAGGCCGGACGGGTCCCTGCGCGGACGCGATCGTGCGGGCCGGGGTCGCCCGCGTCGTCGCGGCGCGGCGCGATCCGAATCCGCGCGTCGCCGGCCGCGGGCTGCGGCGGCTCCGGGCGGCGGGCATCCGCGTCACGACCGGCGTTCTCCGCCGCGAGGCGGCTCTCCAGAACGAGCGGTTCGACGTCTGGGTGACGGGAGGGCGGCCGTTCGTGCTCGCGAAGGTCGCCGCGACGCTCGACGGGCGGATCGCGGATTTCCGAGGCCGGTCGAGATGGATCAGCGGGACGGAGGCCCGCCGCCGGTCGCTCGCCTGGCGGGAGGAGTTCGACGCGATCCTCGTGGGCGCCGCGACGGCGGAGCGCGACGGCTCGCGGCTGACCCGGCGTCTCGGGTGGAATCGGACGACGGCGCACCGGCGCATCGTCCTCGACGGCGCCTTCCGCGTCTCCGAATCGCTGCCGCTCTTTCGAACGAAGGGGGCGGAGGTCTGGACCGCGTCCCGCGGGGGCGCGGCGAAGGAGCGCCGGCTCGCGGCCCGCGGAGTTCGGGTCGTGCGCCTGCCGCCGGCGCGGCAGGGAGGAGGAGTAGACCTCGGGGCGGCGCTGCGCAGGCTCGGCGCGGAGGGGGTGACGGGGCTGGTCGTCGAAGGGGGGACGCGGACGCTGACCGCGTTCCACTCCGCCGGGCTGATCGATCGGTGGGCGTTCTTCTTCGCGCCCACGCTCCTCGGCGGGATCGGCGCATGGCCGATCCTCGGCGGGGAAGGGGTGCCTCTGGCGCGGGCGCGGAGCCTGTCGGCGGTGACCGTATCGGCTCTCGGCTCGGATCTCCTGGTCACCGGCCGCTGCGTGGCGAGGAGGGGTTAGGAATGTTCTCCGGAACGGGAGATTAAGAATGTTCTCCGGAAGGGGAGATTGAGAATGTTCTCCGGAAGGGGAGATTGAGAATGTTTTCCGGAATCGTCGCCGCGACCGGCCGGGTCGAAAAGATCGACGCCTCTCCCGCGGGCGCTCGCCTCGTCGTCCGCCCCGGAGGCCGGTTCGGAAGGTTCCGGCGCGGCGAGAGCATCTCGGTCTCGGGGGCGTGCCTGACGGCCCTGGGCGATTCCGCGCTCTTCCGCGCGGATCTCTCGCCCGAGACGCTCGCGAAGACGACCCTCGGCGAGCTGGGCAAGGGCGACGCGGTCAATCTGGAGCGCGCCGTGCGGCTGGCGGACCGCCTCTCCGGCCATCTCGTGTCGGGCCACGTGGACGGCCTCGCGCGGCTCACGTCGATCGAAGCGGAGGGGGACTCCCGGATCTTCACGTTCGCGCCCCCTGCGGAGCTGGCGCGGTTCGTGATCGAGAAGGGGTCTGTCGCGCTCGACGGCATTTCGCTGACGGCGATCCGGGTTCGCCGCGGGCGCTTCTCGGTCGCGGTCATTCCGCACACGCTCCGGGCGACGACCCTCCGCGATCGCCGGCCCGGCGACCGGCTCAATTTCGAGGCGGACATGATCGGACGCTGGGTCGAATCCCTGCTCCGGCCGTGATCGTCTACGAGGGGACGACGCCGCCGTCGGTGCGGCGCGGCGAGTTCCATCCGTTCCCGGGCGCGCGGGCCCGGATCCGCGCGCTGCCGTATCCCGCGTTCGAACCGGCCGGCGCGGATCCGTGGCGCGGCGCCTATCGGCGCGGAGCGGACGCCGTCGTCGCGGCGGCCGCCGGATCTCCCGACCTCTGGGAAGAGGCGCTGCGCCACGCGCCCGCCGGGAAGATCCTCGTCGGACCGGTGCCCCCGGCGGAGCTCGTGTACGGCGCGGCCGGAGCCGCCGTCGCGGCGGCGCGGCGCCTGGGGCGGGCCGTCGTGCTGGTCGAGACGGCGCGCCGGGAACCGGACGGCATTCCGTCCGGAGCGGATCTCGCGCGCGTGGCCGTCTGGGACGGCGCGTGTTCCTCCGCGGAGTTCTGGCGCGCCTTCGGCGGGGGAGCGCCCGCCGGCGTCGCGGTTCCCTGGATCCCGGGGTGGACGGGCGAGGAAGAGTTCCTCGAGGCGTTCTTCGCGCGGGCGCGCGACGCGGGGGCGCGGTTCGCCGTCGGCTTTCCTCTCGCGGGGGACGGGCCGTCGCGCGCGGCG
This Thermoanaerobaculia bacterium DNA region includes the following protein-coding sequences:
- the ftsY gene encoding signal recognition particle-docking protein FtsY; protein product: MAETASGFFSKIKRGLFMTHTEILERIEGAVKEKLGYDASVLETLEEALIAADVGAETAGNLVAGVAARARRYRPEDLPKLRVLLKEEIDGLLATAPRERVPESRPEVVFIVGVNGTGKTTTAAKLAARDIAAGKRVILAAADTFRAAAIEQLQTWGERIGAPVVKHAEGSDPAAVVHDAIAAARARHADVLYVDTAGRLHTKFNLMEELAKMRRVAGREIPGAPHRCLLVLDATTGGNGLAQAKKFVDAAGVTGVVLTKLDGTAKGGVVLAILRELGIPVVAVGVGEGKDDLVPFDAKDFAAALLDE
- the ribD gene encoding bifunctional diaminohydroxyphosphoribosylaminopyrimidine deaminase/5-amino-6-(5-phosphoribosylamino)uracil reductase RibD, encoding MTAADEAWMRRALAIGERGRYSTSPNPMVGAVLVRGGRLVAEGWHRRAGGPHAEIEALARAGTRARGATLYVTLEPCSHEGRTGPCADAIVRAGVARVVAARRDPNPRVAGRGLRRLRAAGIRVTTGVLRREAALQNERFDVWVTGGRPFVLAKVAATLDGRIADFRGRSRWISGTEARRRSLAWREEFDAILVGAATAERDGSRLTRRLGWNRTTAHRRIVLDGAFRVSESLPLFRTKGAEVWTASRGGAAKERRLAARGVRVVRLPPARQGGGVDLGAALRRLGAEGVTGLVVEGGTRTLTAFHSAGLIDRWAFFFAPTLLGGIGAWPILGGEGVPLARARSLSAVTVSALGSDLLVTGRCVARRG
- a CDS encoding riboflavin synthase, whose protein sequence is MFSGIVAATGRVEKIDASPAGARLVVRPGGRFGRFRRGESISVSGACLTALGDSALFRADLSPETLAKTTLGELGKGDAVNLERAVRLADRLSGHLVSGHVDGLARLTSIEAEGDSRIFTFAPPAELARFVIEKGSVALDGISLTAIRVRRGRFSVAVIPHTLRATTLRDRRPGDRLNFEADMIGRWVESLLRP